The DNA window CGTGacttaattaaatttttagATGGGCATGGCCTAAGTAGAGGTGGTTTGATGGGAGTGGGGGAAGTGGGCGTGGCTTAATGATACATGTCCAGGTGTGTGCTTTGAAGTGGGTGTGGTCGGAGTGGGTGTGGCCTAAGCGGGCGTggcctcccctccccccaggaaCGATGAGAAGACTGCGGCCGACTACAAAATCCAGGGCGGCTCCGTCCTCCATCTTGTGCTGGCGCTGCGGGGAGGCGTGGCCAGGCCCTGAGTGGGCGTGGCCGACGTCAGGCCACGCCCCCTAGGTCAcacccattccccattccccctcATGAATCCCTTGTTATTTAATAAAGGTTCCTCGATGACGTCATAGCCGCGTGTGCGATGTCATTTCCTGTCCGAAGCCAGAAACGGGCCCCGCTTTTTGCTGGCGTTGCCCCTTTAAGGCGGCGTCGCCCTTTTAAGGTCGCAGCCGCTTTAAGAGCGCGGTGGGCCCCACCAGCGGCGTTGCCTTTTTAAGACCTTGGATTTAAACCCCCGATTTTTGCCCTAAAAACTCCAATTTTTCAACACAAAAatctcacttttctttttttttctgacccCAAATTACCAATTCCACCCCCAAAGCCTCAATTCTGCTTCAACCTTCCAATCCTCATggtccctcccccccccccccccccccaaattagggagtttcaccccaaaaatctcgTTTTCAAGGCGTAAAATAACTCCAAAAATCgcatttttctgcttcaaaatCAACATTATGTATCCGAAACGAGCATTTCATCCCCAACTTCGCTTTTTCagccccaaaaaaatcctcatttttaaccccaaaatccccatttgaAACCCCAGGtcttccccaaattcccattttttcaccCCAAAGCCGCTCGTCGCATCCCTGAGCCCACTCTTGTACCCCAAATCTCCGCTTTTAACTCCCAAACTCTCCTTTTTCAGCCCCAAAACTCtcgatttttttcccaaattcctcatTTTTAGTCCCAAAATCGTCGCTTTTAATCCCAAACCCCTTCGCGCCGGCATCGCCCTTTTAAGAGCGGTCCCGGTAACGTTATCGCcgctttaaattaaaaaaaaaaaaaaaaacaaaacaccataGATGAGTCCTCCCGGATGCCCAGCGCGCCTCCAGTCCCCGCCCACTTCCGGCGGCGCTCCGCCCCACTTCCGCCTTTCTCACCTTTCCAAAATGGCGGCGCCCGcgctggagcagctcctcacGGAGCTCCTGGAGCCCGACAGCGCCGGGATTCGTCAGGTatcgggaatttgggaaaatttggaaaatgttttggGATTCCCGAGggtttatttcagatttttgagCTTTTTCCAGGCCACGGCGAGGCTGCGGGAGGCGCTGGAGGAGCCCGAGACGGGTGAAGGCCTCGTGGTGCTGCTGAAGGAGGCGGAAAGGCCGCAGGTTTGgcgggaattttggggaatttttggggggtcctgaggggattttgggagaaaatttggaattttttggggtggtCCTGAGGAGATCGGGGGAGAAATTTGGGACTTTGAAAAAATTGGcgggaaattttggggatttttttggggggggaattTTAAGGGGATCCTTGAGGGGATttcagggaattttgggggatcctgagggaattttgagagaaatttgaggatttgggggaattttgggggaatttgtgGAATTTTAAAGGGGGTTTTGAGGGAATTTTAggagaattttttgggattttgaggGAATTTGTGGGGGTATCCTGACGGGAATtgggagaaatttgggatttttggaaaTTTAGGAGGATCCTGAGGGGATTTTTAGGGAGTTTTGGCAgaaatttgaggattttttgaggGAATTTTGTGGGAAATTTTGAGATTTTGGGAGGTCCTGaggagaaatttgggatttggggcaattttttgggggaaattttgggatttttggggggttttggtgAAGtttgggtgaatttgggggaTCCTGAGGAAATTTTGGGAGGAAAtttaaggattttttggggaatttggagcattttgggatttccagatgtaatttttggggtgaattttgaGAATTTTGGGGTTCCAAGGTgaatattttgggaattttggggttcctaggtagaattttgggaattttggggttcccgGGTCGattttttgcaattttctgGTTCCcagatggaatttttggggtgaattttgtCAATTTTGGTGATTCCCgggtggaattttttttggaattttggcCGTTTTGGGGTCCCaaggtggaattttgggaattctggggttCCCGGGTGCAATTTTTTGGGTTAATTTTGAacattttggggttcccaggtcCGACATTTGGCGGCCATTTTGCTGCGGAAGCTCCTGCGGAAACTCCCTGATGATTTGATTGACAGGTGGGCGGGGCCCGGGCCCCGTTGGAATCAATGGGAGGGGGCGTGGTATGGGAAGAGGGGTGGAGCTTCGGCCCCATTGGACTAAATGGGAGGGGGCGTGGCCAGAACACCATTGAAATAAATGGGAGGAGGCGTGGCTTAGGGAAAATAGGCGGAGCTTCATCCCCTTTGGAATCAATGTGAGGGGCGTGGTTTATGGGAAAGGGGCGGGGCTTTTCAACGCCATTGGAATCAATGGAAGGGGGCGTGACCAGATCCCCATTGGAATCACTGGGAGGGGGCGGGGCTTGGGCTGCATTGGAGTCAATGGGAGGAGGCGTGGTTTAGGGAAAATGGGCGGAGCTTCAGCTCCATTGGAATCAATGGAAGGGGGCGTGGCTTGAGGTTTGGGGTTGAAAATTGGGgaattcaaagagaaaattggTTTTAAATAATGATTGACGTTAATTGGAGAGGGGTGGGGCTTAAGATTTGGCCTCTTGGGGGTGTGGCTTGGCCATATATGGTAAAGGGGTGGGGTTTAACTATATGGCAAAGGGTAGGGCTTAACCATATATGGTAAAGGGGTGGGGTTAGACCATATTTGGTAAAGGGGTGGGGTTTAATATGGGGAAGAAAGGGCGGAGCTTCCACCTAGGGTAAAAGAAGTGGGGTCTAACCATATATGGAAAAGGGGGCGTGGTTTAACTATATATGGCGAGGGGCGGGTTTCTTCCCTATATGGTCAAAGGGGCGTGGCTAACGCTGGCCACGCCCCTTCCAGGCTCCCCCAAGCCGTGGTCGAGGCCTTGGAGCGCGACAACGAGTGAGTGGGGATtgcccaaaatgtcccaaaatgtcccaaaatgtcccaaaattggggcagggctgcggtgggggaggggcgggagAAAtcggggaaaaaaatgggaatttttgtggggggggaattttgggggaattttgttttgttttttttttttttttttccccccctccccccagtgTCTCGAGCTGGGGGTCCCTGGCTCAGCTCGGGGCgcggctgctgctcctggggggACCCAAATTTTGGGAACCGATGGAGAAATGGATGCGGGAGGCAGCGAGGGAGCCCCAAAAAATGGAGGTGAGGTCCccaaaagtacaaaaaaaaaaaaaaaaaccaaaaaatcgccaaaaaatccccaaaaaaatccccaaaaataccccccccaaaaaaatccccaaaaatacccccccaaaaaaaatccccaaaatatgCCCAAAAAGTCCCtataaaatccccaaaaatctccaaaaaatccccaaaaaatccctaaaaatccacaaaaatccacaaaaattccccaaaaatcccccaaaaatacccaaaaaatcctcaaaaaatcctcaaaaaatccccaaaaaatcccaaaaaatctcaaaaatccccaaaaaatctcccaaaaatcccaaaaaaatcccccaaaaaatccccaaaaacccccaaaaatccccaaaaaatccccaataaatGCCCAATAAAtgcccaaaaatcccccaaaaaatccccaaaaaatccccaaaaatccccaaaaatccccaaaaaatccccaagaatcccaaaaaatcccaaaaatccccaaaaaatacccaaaaaatacccaaaaaattctcaaaaaatccccaaaaaatcccaaaaaatctcaaaaatccccaaaaaatccccaaaaaatcccaaaaatccccaaaaaatccccaaaaaatcccaaaaatccccaaaaaatcccaaaaatccccaaaaaatccccagaaaatcccaaaaatccccaaaaaatccccaaaaatccccaaaaaatccccaaaaacccccaaaaatccccaaaaaatccccaataaatGCCCAATAAAtgcccaaaaatcccccaaaaaatccccaaaaatcaccaaaaatcctccaaaaatccccaagaatcccaaaaaatctcaaaaatccccaaaaaatacccaaaaaatcccaaaaatccccaaaaaatcccaaaaatccccaaaaaccccccaaaaaccccaaaaaatccccaaaaatccccaaaaatccccaaaaaatccccaaaaaatccccaaaaaatccccgaaaatccccaaaaaccccccaaaaaccccaaaaaatccccaaaaaatccccaaaaatccccatttctTCCCAAaccttttcaatttttcattccTGACCCCGACCTtgctccttctctcccttttttttcccccctcagggAGCGCTGCGGTTCCTGGGCGTGGCCGCGGGCGTGGCCGGCCCCGCCCTTTCCGGTTGTGGCCCCGCCCCTCTGACGCTGCTGAGGGCGGGGcttggagctgggaagggcGCGGGAACGCTGGGAGcggcactgggagcactgggagcactggtgggAGCCGGGGgaggggtgagtgagggcagcacTTCAGCCCAAATTCGACACGGGgcttttccaccccaaaatttgggaattttcattccaaaatttgggatttttcaccccaaaatttgaaattttttcacccaaaatttgggatttttcaccccaaaatttgggaattttcaccccaaaatttgggatttttcacccaaaatttgaggatttttcaccccaaaatttgaggatttttcaccccaaaacttCAAACTTTTTcacccaaaatttgggatttttcattccaaaatttgggatttttcacccaaaatttgaggatttttcaccccaaaatttgaggatttttcaccccaaaacttCAAactttttcaccccaaaatttgaGTTTTTTTCACCCAAAATTTGAGGAGTTTTGAcacaaaatttgggatttttcaccccaaaatttcaaatttttttcatcccaaaatttgAGGAGTTATgacccaaaatttgggatttttcaccctaaaatttgaaattttttccctcaaaatttgggatttttcaccccaaaatttcaaattttttcacccaaaatttgaggatttttcatcccaaaatttgaggatttttcatcccaaaatttgggattttttcatcccaaaatttgggatttttcattccaaaatttgggatttttcacccCAATATTTGAGTTTTTTTCACCCAAAATTTGAGGAGTTTTGAcacaaaatttgggatttttcaccccaaaatttcaaatttttttcacCCAAAATTTGAGGAGTTATgacccaaaatttgggatttttcaccctaaaatttgaaattttttccctcaaaatttgggatttttcaccccaaaatttcaaattttttcacccaaaatttgaggatttttcatcccaaaatttgaggatttttcatcccaaaatttgggattttttcatcccaaaatttgggatttttcaccccaaaatttgggatttttcaccccaaaatttcaaactttttcacccaaaatttgggatttttcaccccaaaatttgaggatttttcatcccaaaatttgggattttttcatcccaaaatttgggatttttcaccccaaaatttgggatttttacacccaaaatttgggatttttcatcccaaaatttgggatttttcattccaaaatttgggatttttcacaccaaaatttgaggatttttcaccccaaaatttgaggatttttcaccccaaaacttCAAactttttcaccccaaaatttgaGTTTTTTTCACCCAAAATTTGAGGAGTTTTGAcacaaaatttgggatttttcaccccaaaatttcaaatttttttcatcccaaaatttgaggatttttcatcccaaaatttgaggatttttcatcccaaaatttgggatttttcaccccaaaatttgggatttttcaccccaaaatttcaaactttttcacccaaaatttgggatttttcaccccaaaatttgggaattttcacccaaaatttgggatttttcaccacaaaatttgggattttttcatcccaaaatttgaggatttttgaccccaaattttaaatttttacacCGAAAATTTGAGGAGTTTTCACCTaaaatttgaggatttttgaCCCgaaatctgaaatttttgtcccaaaatttgggatttttcacccaaaatttgggatttttcatcCCAAAATATGGGAATTTTcacccaaaatttgggaattttcattccaaaatttgggatttttcaccccaaaatttgacatttttcaccccaaaatttcaAACTTTTAcacccaaaatttgggatttttcacccaaaatttgaaaaattttcaCCCAAAATTTGAGGCTTTTGACCCAAAATTACCCcgaaaatttgggatttttgacaCAAATTTCAGGATTTTCCCCCCAagtttcaggatttttttccccaaaatttgaggatttttgaCGCAAAATTGCctgaaaatttgggatttttaaccCAAGtttcgggatttttttccccaaaatttgggatttttgaccCAAAATTGCCcgaaaatttgggatttttgacccaagtttagggatttttttccccaaaatttgggatttttgaccgaaatttcacaatttttccccccaaaatttgggattttcacccaaattttgaaatttttttcacaccaaaatttgaggatttttgaCCTAAAATTGcccccaaatttgggatttttgaccCAAATTTTGGGATTGTTGACccaaattttgaaatttttttcacccaaaattcGAGGATTTTTGACCCAAAATTGCctcaaaatttgggatttttgacccaggatttgggatttttttccccaaaatttgggatttttgacacaaatttcaggatttttttcccccaaaatttgggatttttgaccCAAATTTCGGgattttcctccccaaaatttgggatttttgacccacatttcaggattttttccccaaaaatttgggattttcacccaaattttgaaatttttttcacacccaaatttgaggatttttgaCCGAAAATTGTCccaaatttcaggatttttttccccccaagttttgggatttttttcccccaaaatttggaatttttgacccaaatttcaggattttttccacccaaatttcaggattttttcccccaaatttcgGGATTTTTGACccaaatttcaggattttttttcccccaagttttgggattttttcccccaaaatttgggatttttgacccaaatttcaggattttttccccaaaatttggaatttttgacccaaatttcaggatttttccccccaaatttcgggatttttttcctcccaatttCCAATTTCTCCCATTAatgaatttttggggttttttgcccgattttggggtttttttttgccccagGTTTGGCTGCGTTCGCTGCTGCCGGAGGCGCTCGGGGCCCTGCGGGAGCTGCTGCGCTCGGAGCAGGTGGAATTTGGGGAGAATTCCGGGGAATTTGGGCAaattggggggggtggggaaaacggggggaaattggggggaaaaattgggggaaaattgggaaaaattgcgggaaaaaatgggggaaaaaaatggaaaaatttgggaagaaaagggggaaaattgggtaaaaatggggaaaaaattgggggaaaattgggaaaaagttggggggaaaatttgggggaaaatggggaaaaaattgggggaaaatggggaaaaaatggggaaaattggggggaaaattggggggaaaatggggaaaaatcggggaaaaaatgggaaaatttggggaaaaaatggggaaaattgggggaaaaattgggaaaaaatggggggaaattgggaaaaagtTGGGggtaaaaatgggaaaaattgcgggaaaaaatggggaagaaaatggaaaaatttgggaagaaaagggggaaaattggataaaaatggggaaaaaattggggaaaattgggaaaaagttggggggaaaatggggaaaaattgggggaaattggggggaaaatggggaaaaaaatggaaaaaattaggtaaaaatggggaaaaaattgggggaaaattggaaaaagttgggggaaaaatggggaaaaagtggggaaaaaaaagaaaaaaattgggtaaaaatggggaaaaaatggggaaaattggggggaaaatggggaaaaattgagggaaaattgggaaaaagttggggggaaatggaaaaatttggaaaaaatggggaaaattgggaaaaacatggggggaaaaaatggggagaatttggggaaaaaatggggaaaaattgggtaaaattgggaaaaaatggggggaaatggagaaaaccttggggggaaaaatggagaaaaaatggggaaaaaattgggtaaaaatggggaaaaattcggggggaaatgggggaaaattgggaaaaattgggggaaaatgggggaaaaattgggatgagaatgaagaaaaaatgggggaaatttgggggaaaaattgggtGAAAATTGGggtaaaaatgaggaaaaattgggggaaaattggggaaacGTTggtgggaaaatggggaaaaaaatgggaaaaattgggaaaaaatggggaggaaattgggtaaaaatgggggaaaaaattgggagaattggggagaaaatggggaaaaatcggggaaaaaattgggtaaaaatggggaaaaattgggatgagaatgaggaaaaaatgtggaaaattgggtaaaaatgagggaaaaaaatgggaaaatttggggaaaaatgggggaaattgggtaaaaatggggaaaaattggggggaaattgggaaaagttgggggaattggggaaaattttggaaaaaatggg is part of the Cinclus cinclus chromosome 36, bCinCin1.1, whole genome shotgun sequence genome and encodes:
- the LOC134055885 gene encoding uncharacterized protein LOC134055885 is translated as MSPPGCPARLQSPPTSGGAPPHFRLSHLSKMAAPALEQLLTELLEPDSAGIRQATARLREALEEPETGEGLVVLLKEAERPQVRHLAAILLRKLLRKLPDDLIDRLPQAVVEALERDNDVSSWGSLAQLGARLLLLGGPKFWEPMEKWMREAAREPQKMEGALRFLGVAAGVAGPALSGCGPAPLTLLRAGLGAGKGAGTLGAALGALGALVGAGGGVWLRSLLPEALGALRELLRSEQVRSVLTLGGSG